A genomic region of Gossypium hirsutum isolate 1008001.06 chromosome D01, Gossypium_hirsutum_v2.1, whole genome shotgun sequence contains the following coding sequences:
- the LOC107921825 gene encoding probable E3 ubiquitin-protein ligase ATL44 — protein sequence MFASSYSSLSFHHSTMAIDQLGKYLVSLLSMVSVVKWAWNLLLRFCLFPCAPIGGEDFKLGWQNYSCKQDAGDDEAEVECAICLCKIDKDDEIPELRCDHLFHKVCMDRWVGCRRSTCPLCRTSLTAPRQLVSGMEVLLFKYCCLDDSRHRETWWLR from the coding sequence ATGTTTGCTTCATCCTATTCATCACTTTCTTTCCACCACTCAACCATGGCGATTGACCAACTAGGAAAGTACTTGGTTTCTCTTCTTTCAATGGTTTCGGTTGTGAAGTGGGCCTGGAATTTGTTGCTTCGTTTCTGTTTGTTCCCTTGTGCACCCATTGGTGGCGAAGATTTCAAGCTAGGGTGGCAGAATTACAGCTGCAAGCAAGACGCGGGTGATGATGAAGCAGAAGTTGAATGTGCTATATGTTTATGTAAGATCGACAAAGACGATGAGATTCCGGAGTTGAGATGTGACCATCTTTTCCATAAAGTTTGCATGGATAGATGGGTCGGATGCCGGCGTTCCACCTGCCCTCTCTGTCGCACTTCTTTAACAGCTCCCCGGCAACTAGTTTCCGGCATGGAAGTCCTTCTTTTCAAATATTGTTGTTTGGATGATAGCAGGCACCGTGAGACCTGGTGGCTGCGATAG